The sequence AACTCAATATCGGCATTAATAACTTCGTGGTTTTAGCAGAAAAAACTCGAAAATTTCTATCTAATAATCGCTGTTTCTTCCCCATCCCGTCTTTCAAAGCTTTGGATTCTTTTAAGACATACGCCTGTGTTGCTGGCGGCGTTCCAACACTTTGGACCTTTTGCGTTGCGCTTAAAAGTTTATCTGCTTTTTCAAGTTCATTCGATACATATGTGACTTGGAAGCTAAAAGTTAATACTTGCTTAACGACCAAATCTTTGTTTTCATCTAATATTTTGTAATGTTCTTTTAATTCTGTCACCATGGCATCGCTTAAATATTGGTCATTAATCCCTTTAAACAATTCAGGTATTGCTTGCATTTTTATTTTGGACACGTGATCCATCATGACTTCCATTCTCAGAGTAAGATCATTAACCAGCACCGGAATATCCACCAAGAAATCTGTCACATGAAAGAAACTCCCCGAAACACCATCTAACACTTCTCCTAAAATCGGCAAAGTTCTTACTCTCTGCATAAAATCTATTGCCGCATAACATAATGGCTTGGCCTTTTCCATCTCATCCCGAAACTCAGCATAATTAGCTAATGAAGTAATAATCCCGCCAAATTCTCCTTGCGCCAACAAGTTATCAAAAGTTTCTTGTAAAGAGGTCGTTCGATTATCCAAATGATTTCCCTCATTATTCACTAAATCGACCGCTGTATCTAAGTAAAACTGTCCCCTCTTTATTTGCTCCACCATTCGTGTCCGTAAACTATTGGCCAAAATTCGAATATTATCCGGATTCATATCGATTTTCTGCCCATTTCCTCTACCTGTCAAAACCTGTCTACTCCAAATCCCTACTGGAAGATAAGCGTCCGCATCAATGGGCATATTTTTACCATTAACCGTGACACCTGCATCATCATAACCTGTATGATTAGAAAGAATCGTTTGTAGCCAAGGAACATTGTTTTGAAGAATATGGGATTCGCCTGGAAGACGATTTCCGTAACCCATCCCACGCTCTCCTAAAGTTAGTGGATCATATTCACTTAAATAGTTAGTAATTCTTGGATTATTTTTGTCATATGTTCCTTTGGGTAAGATAGCTGGGTTATAAGTGACGCTTCTTAGACTATCATTTTTAGATGCTACATAATTAGATAAACCACCGCCTAGAGAGTTTCCTGCGACATTTTTAATGTTATATTTTTGGCTTTCTTTTTTGTATGCTGCGTCAGCTTCTCTTAATTGCGTGTTAGGGATGGAGCCAGGGAGTGTGCCGTCTGTTAGGAAATCTTGGGTGCCTTGTGTGCCTTCGAAGACCATGCTGATTTCGCCTGTGGTTGTATTTTCGACAATCATGTAGTCGAGACCGGAAGCTTTGTTGTATTCGCCCGCTTTAACTACATAGTTATTTCCATTCACTTTCAAACGCTCACCTTTATCGGGATGTCTATAAACCCATTTTCCACTTAATTCAATTAAATCTATATCTGGTGTATTTAGCTTTGATGTCATTAATGTTCTCACCTTTTCTATTTAATTATATCTTCTACATCTACATTTTCTCCATCTGGTAAACCAACTCGATTTACAATAAAATTTTTATACAATGTAACCGCGTAACTCCCTTTAGGAATTCCTTCTTCTCGCTTAACCTCCTCAGCAAGTTTATCAGCTAATGTTTGCTCAGGTAATTTGTCTTCTTTTGAGAAAAAAGCCATTGGAATAGAAATATGTTTGCTTTCAGGATCAACTTTGTTAAAAAGAATGCGTAACTCTTCCATAGAAATATTTGGATTAGCTAAATAGGCTTCATAAGGGCTCAAATAATCATCATACCAAACTGTAACAAAATAATACTTCCACTGATAACCACTTGGTGATGTTTTACTTAAAGCTTCTTCTGTATAACCTAATAAATTATATTTTTGGGCTAATTTTTCCGTGAATTCATTTAAATGTTTGAATTCTGTTGCGTAGGCTTTTGCGTATAACCCACCTACAATCGCTTGTTCAACTGCCCCTTCGTCACTCGTTCCACTTCCTATTTCATCTTTTTTATTAAGGAGAAATTTTACAACAACCGAAGTAGTAAACTGAATTGGCGCCTCGCTTTCCACAATAACAACCGCACCATTCCGCGCTGGAACTACATTATTCACTTTCACATCCGTCTTATACTTTGTTTTCATATAATTTATCGCTTCTTGCTTTATTTCTTCCTCA comes from Listeria monocytogenes and encodes:
- a CDS encoding SA1320 family protein yields the protein MTSKLNTPDIDLIELSGKWVYRHPDKGERLKVNGNNYVVKAGEYNKASGLDYMIVENTTTGEISMVFEGTQGTQDFLTDGTLPGSIPNTQLREADAAYKKESQKYNIKNVAGNSLGGGLSNYVASKNDSLRSVTYNPAILPKGTYDKNNPRITNYLSEYDPLTLGERGMGYGNRLPGESHILQNNVPWLQTILSNHTGYDDAGVTVNGKNMPIDADAYLPVGIWSRQVLTGRGNGQKIDMNPDNIRILANSLRTRMVEQIKRGQFYLDTAVDLVNNEGNHLDNRTTSLQETFDNLLAQGEFGGIITSLANYAEFRDEMEKAKPLCYAAIDFMQRVRTLPILGEVLDGVSGSFFHVTDFLVDIPVLVNDLTLRMEVMMDHVSKIKMQAIPELFKGINDQYLSDAMVTELKEHYKILDENKDLVVKQVLTFSFQVTYVSNELEKADKLLSATQKVQSVGTPPATQAYVLKESKALKDGMGKKQRLLDRNFRVFSAKTTKLLMPILSSIRSITNQLKQVIKSAIRYLEDLQTGLSFVRIPFTDRDYQLKEELREYIRKLQEILLTVRGVGSAVKDMKANLEHVLAIYRPYIDTALFEDTKFQDVILLNKAATNIFHSAELVFGDIKHQLNGNKSAAISALDKLAVQTSNNLKRLLEQVRRGSIHV
- a CDS encoding DUF1672 family protein; amino-acid sequence: MKKKIIGLLASLILLGGCFNMNEKTEQGKAQEKAQEKAQEGTTPVQEYVGQGYSFVDGDKSAERVKKHEEEIKQEAINYMKTKYKTDVKVNNVVPARNGAVVIVESEAPIQFTTSVVVKFLLNKKDEIGSGTSDEGAVEQAIVGGLYAKAYATEFKHLNEFTEKLAQKYNLLGYTEEALSKTSPSGYQWKYYFVTVWYDDYLSPYEAYLANPNISMEELRILFNKVDPESKHISIPMAFFSKEDKLPEQTLADKLAEEVKREEGIPKGSYAVTLYKNFIVNRVGLPDGENVDVEDIIK